One stretch of Pedobacter riviphilus DNA includes these proteins:
- a CDS encoding glycoside hydrolase family 88/105 protein: protein MNLKLYQAFFLLLFFSCTAVNAQTSTSKEEVLEMIDRANTYWQSNNKPEVRAFWDHAAYHTGNMEVYSITKNEAYRKYSEDWAVHNQWMGAKSTDKSNWKYKYGETDEHVLFGDWQICFQTYIDLYHLKPEEYKIARAKEVMQYEMSTPNNDYWWWADGLYMVMPVMTKLYKVSGDQKYLDKLYEYFMYANSIMYDKKEKLYYRDAKYVYPKHKSVNGKKDFWARGDGWVFAGLAKVLKDLPLSDPHRNEYLTKYRNMAKAIVKSHQAEGYWTRSILDPQHAPGPETSGTAFFTYGLLWGINNGYLKEKSYLSAAQNAWTYLTKIALQPNGKLGYVQPIGEKAIPGQVVDVNSTANFGVGAFLLAGCEMYRHLSNKN from the coding sequence ATGAATTTAAAATTGTATCAAGCATTTTTCTTATTGTTGTTTTTTAGCTGTACAGCTGTAAATGCACAAACTTCAACTTCAAAAGAGGAAGTGCTCGAAATGATCGACCGTGCAAATACCTACTGGCAAAGCAACAATAAACCCGAAGTACGTGCTTTTTGGGATCATGCTGCTTACCATACCGGAAATATGGAAGTTTACAGCATTACCAAAAACGAAGCTTACCGTAAATATTCAGAAGATTGGGCCGTTCATAACCAATGGATGGGTGCAAAATCAACTGATAAATCCAACTGGAAATATAAATATGGCGAAACGGATGAACATGTGCTATTTGGCGATTGGCAGATCTGCTTTCAAACCTATATCGATTTATACCACTTAAAACCTGAAGAATATAAAATTGCAAGGGCAAAAGAGGTAATGCAATACGAAATGAGTACACCCAATAATGATTATTGGTGGTGGGCCGATGGTTTGTACATGGTAATGCCTGTTATGACCAAACTTTATAAAGTAAGTGGCGACCAAAAATACCTGGATAAACTATACGAATATTTTATGTATGCCAACAGCATTATGTACGATAAAAAGGAAAAACTTTATTACCGAGATGCTAAATACGTTTATCCTAAACACAAGAGTGTAAATGGCAAAAAAGATTTTTGGGCAAGGGGAGATGGTTGGGTGTTTGCAGGTTTGGCGAAAGTGTTAAAAGATCTGCCACTTTCAGACCCACACCGTAACGAATACCTAACAAAATATCGGAATATGGCCAAAGCAATTGTTAAAAGCCACCAGGCAGAAGGATATTGGACGAGAAGTATCCTCGATCCGCAACACGCGCCAGGACCTGAAACAAGCGGGACAGCCTTTTTTACTTATGGTTTGTTATGGGGGATAAACAATGGTTATTTAAAAGAAAAAAGCTATTTATCAGCGGCACAAAACGCGTGGACATATTTAACTAAAATCGCATTACAACCTAATGGTAAACTGGGATATGTACAGCCAATAGGTGAGAAAGCTATCCCTGGCCAGGTGGTTGATGTAAATTCTACAGCAAATTTTGGTGTAGGTGCATTTTTATTGGCTGGATGTGAGATGTATCGCCATTTATCAAACAAAAATTAA